From a region of the Mercurialis annua linkage group LG1-X, ddMerAnnu1.2, whole genome shotgun sequence genome:
- the LOC126664571 gene encoding probable membrane-associated kinase regulator 3, with translation MRIDDDYIDIELISSPNNNFFCYSITSPPPQTRDFEFQMCSVSSDKHTTFSYSPADELFYKGNLLPLHLPPRMQMVQKLLQNPTFITPSSCNISPSVSRRLSNDELLNPDDDYFFELIGFNHPITAKSWTKRLKRSLLGQKWSLYFKSLFSYKSGSCSNVEPAKSELAVSKEKDCAASKCKLSDYMVDSASLNPARRRSSFSGVIQKGRRERRDETRTSDFSDYDIVVNQNLRLCADKNSSNYNKSFSSSTSSSNSGRSSSSSSFSFSSSSPNGGACYDLQVLKRSASTNSELENSIEGAIAYCKKSQADSGVFVAGGNQEIKA, from the coding sequence ATGAGAATAGATGATGACTACATTGACATTGAACTTATCTCCTCTCCTAATAATAACTTCTTCTGCTACTCAATAACCTCTCCACCACCCCAAACCAGAGACTTTGAATTTCAAATGTGTTCAGTTTCTTCTGATAAACACACCACTTTTTCGTATTCTCCGGCCGACGAACTTTTCTACAAAGGCaatcttcttcctcttcatctTCCTCCTCGTATGCAAATGGTTCAAAAACTCCTTCAAAACCCTACTTTTATTACACCTTCTTCCTGCAATATTTCGCCTTCCGTATCTCGCAGGCTCAGCAATGATGAATTACTCAACCCGGATGATGATTATTTCTTTGAATTAATCGGTTTTAACCATCCAATAACAGCAAAATCTTGGACCAAGAGGTTGAAGAGGTCTCTATTAGGTCAAAAATGGAGTCTGTATTTCAAATCTTTGTTTAGTTACAAATCTGGCTCGTGTTCGAATGTAGAACCGGCTAAATCAGAATTAGCGGTTTCGAAAGAGAAAGATTGTGCTGCAAGTAAGTGCAAGTTATCAGATTACATGGTTGATTCTGCAAGTTTGAATCCTGCTAGGAGAAGATCATCATTTTCCGGAGTGATCCAAAAGGGCCGTCGTGAGCGGCGGGATGAAACGCGCACTTCAGATTTTAGCGACTACGACATTGTTGTCAATCAAAACTTGAGACTATGTGCCGATAAAAATAGTAGTAACTATAATAAGTCATTTTCATCATCTACATCTTCTTCGAATTCCGGGCGTTCTTCGTCGTCTTCGTCGTTTTCGTTTAGTTCTTCGTCGCCGAATGGAGGAGCGTGTTATGATTTGCAAGTGCTCAAGAGAAGTGCCAGCACCAATTCAGAATTGGAGAATTCAATTGAAGGAGCAATTGCCTACTGTAAAAAGTCTCAGGCGGATTCAGGAGTATTTGTAGCTGGTGGAAATCAAGAAATTAAGGCCTAa